Part of the Sinomonas atrocyanea genome is shown below.
GCTGCCCACCGTGGCGGCCGCCGCGGAGTGCATCGCCGGCTACGCCTGCGCCAACGACCTCTCCGAGCGGGACTGGCAGATGGGCGCGGCCGGGCAGTGGACCAAGGGCAAGTCCTCCCCCGGCTCCACCCCGCTCGGCCCCTGGCTCGTCCCGGCCGACGAGACCGATCCGGCGGACCTGCGCGTGCGCAGCTGGGTCAACGGCGAGCCGCGCCAGGACTCCCGGACCGCGGACCTCGTCTTCTCCCCGGCCGAGCTCGTCCACCACGTGAGCCAGTACATGCTGCTCGAGGCCGGCGACGTGATCCTCACCGGGACCCCGGCCGGCGTGGCCCTCTCCGGCCGCTTCCCCTACCTCGCCCCCGGCGACACGGTCGAGGTCGAGGTCGAGGGCCTCGGGCGCCAGCGCTGCGTGCTCACCGCCGAGCACGTCGGGGTCACCTCCGGCGCCCGCTGACCTCGGTCCCCGCGTGCCGCGGCAGCAGCGCGCTGTCCGCGACCGAGGCGAGCATGAGCACCGCGATCGCGGCGAAGGCGAACCGGTAGGGCAGGGCCGCGGCGTGCCCGGCCGCCTCAGGCAGCCACGCCGCCCCTGCCCGGATGAGGAGGGCGCCGACGGCGACCCCGAGGGCCGCGGCCAGCTGGACGAGGGTGTTGGCGATCGCGTTCGCGCTCGGCAGCTGCTCGGCCGAGACGTCGGCGTACTGGACGTTCATGTAGGCGGAGAAGCCGATGGAGCGGAACGCCCCCGAGGCCACGAGCAGGAGCGCGATCAGTGCCTCGGAGGTCTCGGGGGCGAGCAGCGCGCACGCGGCGAACGTCGCCGCGGACGCCGCCGCGGCGGTCACGAGCACCGGTTTGAACCCGAAGCGGCGGATGAGCGGCGTCGTCGCCGGCTTGACGCCGATGTTGCCCACGAACACGGCCGCCACCAGCAGCCCCGAATGCACCGGGTCCCAGCCGAAGCCGTCCTGGAAGAGCAGCGGCAGCAGGAACGGCACGGCCTGGATGGTGAGGCGGTAGACGAAGCCTCCCGTCTGGGTCGCACGGAACGTTCGCACGCGCAGCACCGAGAAGTCGAAGAGCGGCCGGGGCGCGCGGCGCATCCAGGCCACGGCGGCGGCCAGGCCGGCGAGTCCCAGCGCGAGGGTGGCCGCCGCCCAGCCGGCCGGGCGGCCCTCGCTGAGGAGCTCGAGGCCCACCACTACGGCCGCGACCCCGAGGGTCGTGAGCCCGAGCCCCGGCCAGTCGAGCCGGCGGCCGGCATCAGCGCCGCCCGCGGGCACGAGCCGCAGCGCGGCCACGAGCGCGGCGGCGCCCAGAGGGAGGTTGACCAGGAAGATCCAGTGCCAGGAGAGGTACTGGGTGAGCGCCCCGCCCACGAGCGGGGCGAGGACTGGGGCGAGCAGGCCGGGCCAGACGAGGAACGCCGTGGCCTTCAGGAGCTCGCCCTTGGGCGTGCCGCGCAGCACCACGAGCGAGCCGACCGGGACCATCATCGCCCCGCCGAAGCCCTGCACGGCCCGGAAGGCCGTGAGCGCCGCGAGGCCGGGACTCAGCGCGCACGCGAGCGAGGCGAGGGTGAAGACCAGGATCGCCGAGGTGAAGACGGGACGCGGCCCGAAGCGCTCGGCGAGCCAGGAGCTGAACGGGATGCCCATCGCGACGGCGACGAGGTAGGCGGTCATGGCCACATTGACGTCGGCCGGTGGCACCCCGAAGTCGGCGCCGATAGCCGGCAGGGCCGTCGCCAGGGCCGTGCCGTCGAGGAACTCCATGAAGTACGTCGCGGCGACGAGCAGCGCGAGACGGGGGTTCCAGGCAGCCGGGGCGGGTGAGGTCACCGGCTCAGGGTAGCGAGGGCGCGGCGCGCGCGGGAGGAGGGTCTCGCCAGGCGGGCCGGCACGCGGAGGCGGCCGGCCGGCGTCGCGCGTCAGTAGGCGGGGTACGTGAGGGCGCTGTTGACCATCTCGGCGTTGCCCGAGGCCGTCACCGCCCAGATCACGCCCACCGCGAGGACCGCGCTGATGAGCAGCCACACGAGGCTGAACCTGATGAGGGTGCGGGCGTCGGAGCGGCTGACCGAGGCGGTGTCGGTGCGGACCGCGTGGAGCTGCGCGCCAAGGCGGGCCATCGGCGAGGGGGCCGAGGCGAGGACCGAGTTCGAGGCGCAGTCGATGCTGCCGTCGCGCAGGGTCGCGACCATGCGGTTGGCGCGGCGGTCCAGGCGCAGGCTCGCGATGTTGTCGCCGTGGCGGGCGAGGAGGATGTCCTCGCCGAGGCGCATGCGGCCGTGCCGGCGGATTCCGTGGGCGCTGTTCGAGCTGTGGGTCAGGGACATCTGTGCTCCTCTCGGGATGAGGGGCACCATTGCCCGTCAGGTCGTATATGATTCGCCCTCAACTTTACGGGCCGAGGCGGGGCGACCGGCCCGAAACCGTGCTATAAGTAGCCAACTTCACACGCTGGTGTGACCCGATCCCCTAACGTGGTGTCATGGAAGCGCCGGACAGCACCGCGAAGACCCCCGACGACGTCTACACCCATGGCCACCACGAGAGCGTGGTGCGGGCCCACGCGGCACGGACCGCCGAGAATTCCGCCGCGTTCCTCCTCCCCCACCTCGCCCCCGGGCTGACGGTGCTCGACGTCGGGTGCGGGCCTGGGAGCATCACGTGCGACTTCGCCAGACTCGTCGACCCGGGCCGCGTGACCGGCCTGGACCGTTCCGAGGACGTCGTGGCCCAGGCGCGGGCGCTCGCCGAGGAGCGCGGGGTGGCCAACGCGTCCTTCATGGCGGGCAACGTGTACGACCTCGAGCTCGACGACGAGACGTTCGACGTGGTCCACGCCCATCAGGTCCTGCAGCACCTCACCGACCCCGTCGCGGCGCTGCGGGAGATGCGGCGCGTGGCGAAGCCGGGCGGGCTGGTGGCAGTGCGGGACGCGGACTTCCACGGGATGAGCTGGTACCCGGAGCTGGACGAGCTCGATGAATGGATGGACCTCTACCAGCGCATCGCGCGGCACAACGGCGCCGAGCCGGACGCCGGGCGTCGGCTCGTGGGCTGGATGCAGGAGGCGGGATTCACCGATGTCTCCCCCAGCAGCAGCAACTGGCTGTACGCGACGCCGCAGCAGCGGGCCTGGCAGGCACGCGTGTGGAGCGAACGCGTGCTGCACTCCGCGTTCGCCGAGCAGGCCCTCGAGTACGGCTTCGCCGAACAGGCGGGCCTCGAGCGGATCGCGGCGGGCTGGCACCGCTGGGGATCCTCCGCCGACGGCTGGTTCCTCATCCCCAACGGCGAGGTGATCGGCCGAGCCTAGGGGTGGCGGGCCCGCGCGCGCCGCGGCCCTACGCTGGTGGGGTGCCACTTTCCCTCTGGGGCGCCCTCGTGGGCGCCTGCCTGCTCATCAGCTTCACCCCGGGCGCCGGTGCCATCAACACCATGAGCAACTCGCTCACCTCGGGGTTCCGCCGCGCCATCTGGGGCGTGCTCGGGCAGCAGGCGGCCCTCGTGGTGCACCTTGCCGTGGTCGCCGCCGGGCTCGGGGTGCTCGTGGCCGGCTCGCCACTGGCCTTCAACGTGATCCGCTACCTGGGCGCCCTCTACCTGGCCTACCTCGGCGTGCGGCAGTTCTTCAGCAGGCCGGACACCTCCGCCGAGACGGCGGCGGCCCTCGCCAATGAGCCCTCCTGGTCCATGTTCCAGCGCGGGCTCTGGGTCAACCTCCTCAACCCCAAGGCCATCGTCTTCTTCCTGGCCTTCATCCCCGGATTCGTGCGCCCGGAGTCCCCGCTGTGGAGCCAGTACCTCATCATCGGCGCGACGATCGTGACGGTGGACATCCTGGTGATGTGGTTCTTCTTCGCGCTCGCGGCCAAGAGCTTCCAGCGGTTCACGCGCAGCGAGCGGGGGCAGCGCAGGCTCAACCGCATCTTCGGGGTGCTGTTCGTCGGCGTGGGCGTGCTCCTCGCCGTTGTCTGAGGAGCCCGTCGAAGGGCCCCGTCATGGACCGGCGGCAGGGTGCCCCCGATGCGGGACGCCGCAGCCGCGGACTTTATGCTTGGTCGCATGAACTCGACGGCGAGCCCCTACCGGATCATCACGGTCTGCACCGGGAACATCTGCCGTTCCCCCATGGCCGAGTTCATGCTCGCCGACTCCCTGCGCGCGGCCGGCCTCGCCGAGCACGTCCTCGTCGATTCGGCGGGCACCACCAGCTACGAGGTCGGGCGGCCGATCGACCCTCGCGCCGCCCGCGTCCTCGCGGCCCACGGGCTGCGCGCCCGCACCCACGTCGCACGCCAGTTCGAGGCCGCCTGGTACGGCGAGCGCGAGCTGATCCTCGCCCTCGACGTGGACCACTACGGGCACCTGCGCGAGCAGGCACCGCTGGGGGCCGCCGAGAAGGTGCGGCTGCTGCGCGAGTTCGACCCCGCCGTCGCGCACCTGGACCACCTCGATCAGGGGATCGAGGATCCGTGGTTCGGCGACCAGAGCGACTTCGAGACGACGTGGCGCCTCATCGCCGCGTCGGTGCCCGGCATCATCGCCCACGTGCGCCGCGAGCTCGCCACGCTCGGCCTGGCCGTCGACGCCTGAGCACGTGGCGCCCACCTTCCCGGCGCGCGCGCCGTCCGTGATCCTGCTCGACGGGAGGTCGGGGGCGGGGAAGACGTCCCTCGCCATCGAGCTCGCGGCCGCCCTGCGCGAGCACCGCACCGTCACCCTGATCCACCTCGAGGACGTCTACCCGGGGTGGGACGGCCTCGCCGAGGGCATCGCCCGGTGCGCGGACCACGTGCTCGGCCCCCTGCGCCGGGGCGAGGTGGCCCGCTGGCGCCCGTGGGACTGGGAGCGCGGCGCCGGCGGCCCCGAGCGCGTGAGCGAGCCCGCCGACGTGGTGCTCCTCGAGGGCGTCGGCGCGGGCGCCGCACCCCTGCGGGCCCTCGCGGACGCGGTGGTGTGGGTGGACGCGGCCGCCGACGAGCGCCGTCGCCGCGCCCTCGCCCGCGACGGAGACCTCTACGCGCCGCACTGGGGGCGCTGGGCCGCGCAGGAGGAGGCGTGGCTCGCGCACGACGACGTGCCCGCGGCCGCCGCCGTCACCGTCGCCTCCCCCGCGGGCACCGACCGGCCCGAGGGACTCGCGGACCGGGTGCTGGCCGCCCTCGCCGGGCTCCCCTCGCTGCGTGGGCTCCTCGCCCCCGAGCGCTCGGCACGCGAGTCCGCGGCCGTCGTCGTGCGTCGCCTCGGCGCGGCGCCGGACCCGGAGCGGCTCTTCCGCGGGCTCTTCGGTGCGTCCACGGCGGCGGTCTGGCTCGACTCCTCCGACGCCGAGGCCACCCCCCGAACGCCGAGGCCACGCCCCGGGACGGCGAGGTCACCCCGCGGAACCGTTTCAGCGTCATGGCGGACGACGGCGGCCTGCTCGGGCGGCGCATGGCCCACCGGCGGGGGCGCACCGACGTGGTGCACGGTCCGGCAACCGATGTGCCGGTTTCAGCCCACTCCGACACCCCGTTCTTCCGCTGGCTCGACGCCGAATGGGGCCACGGGCAGGCACCCGCGGTGCCGGGGCTCGAGTGCGGGTTCGCCCTCGGGTGGCTGGGGTACCTCGGCTACGAGCTGAAGCGCGAGTGCGGCGGATCCGACGTCGACCCCGGGCTCCCCGATGCCCAGCTCGTCTTCGCGGCCCGGGCCGTGGTCCTCGACCACGTGACCGGCCAGGCGTGGCTGCTGGCCCTCGACGCCGCGGACGCCGTGCCGTGGCTCGACCGCGCTGCCGCCGCCATCCGGGAGTGCGATGCTTCAGGCGGGCCGGCCGCGGCGACACCCGAAGCGGTGACCTCGGCGCCGGCCTTCACCGCACGCGACACCGCCGCCGCGTACCAGGACAAGGTGCGCGCAGCCCAGGCGGAGATCGCCGAGGGGAACACGTACGAGGCCTGCCTCACCACCACGCTCGAGGCGACCGTCCCCGCACGGGGCGACCGGCCCGGCGTCGTGCCTCTCGAGGCCTACGGAGCGCTCCGCCGCCGCAGCCCCGCGCCGTTCGCGGCGTTCGCCCGCTTCGGCAGCCTCGCGGTCGCGAGCACCTCGCCCGAGCGCTTCCTGTCGCTCGCGGCCGACGGCGGGCTGCGAGCCGAGCCGATCAAGGGCACCCGCCGCCGCTCCCCCGGCCCGTCGCCGGAGGACCCCGGGGCGGACGAGCGGGTGCGCGCCGAGCTCGCCGCGAACCCGAAGGACCGGGCCGAGAACCTCATGATCGTGGACCTCCTGCGCAACGACCTGAGCCACCACGCGGTCCCCGGGTCCGTGCGGGTGTCGCGGCTGTTCGCCGTCGAGACCTACGCGACCGTCCACCAGCTCGTGAGCACCGTCGACGCGCGCCTGCGCCCCGGCGCCTCCCGCGCGGAGGCCGTCGCGGCAGCGTTCCCGCCCGGGTC
Proteins encoded:
- a CDS encoding fumarylacetoacetate hydrolase family protein; this translates as MKFLRLGDAGTEQPAVLAAGTDGTDGTERAYSLLPLTRDIDGAFLAHDGAARVRAALAAGELPALDPAGLRIGPPVARPRSVIAIGLNYADHAAEAGADVPTVPVVFLKPTSTIAGPFDPAPYPAAAGKYDWEAELAIVVGRDAHLLPTVAAAAECIAGYACANDLSERDWQMGAAGQWTKGKSSPGSTPLGPWLVPADETDPADLRVRSWVNGEPRQDSRTADLVFSPAELVHHVSQYMLLEAGDVILTGTPAGVALSGRFPYLAPGDTVEVEVEGLGRQRCVLTAEHVGVTSGAR
- a CDS encoding MFS transporter; this encodes MTSPAPAAWNPRLALLVAATYFMEFLDGTALATALPAIGADFGVPPADVNVAMTAYLVAVAMGIPFSSWLAERFGPRPVFTSAILVFTLASLACALSPGLAALTAFRAVQGFGGAMMVPVGSLVVLRGTPKGELLKATAFLVWPGLLAPVLAPLVGGALTQYLSWHWIFLVNLPLGAAALVAALRLVPAGGADAGRRLDWPGLGLTTLGVAAVVVGLELLSEGRPAGWAAATLALGLAGLAAAVAWMRRAPRPLFDFSVLRVRTFRATQTGGFVYRLTIQAVPFLLPLLFQDGFGWDPVHSGLLVAAVFVGNIGVKPATTPLIRRFGFKPVLVTAAAASAATFAACALLAPETSEALIALLLVASGAFRSIGFSAYMNVQYADVSAEQLPSANAIANTLVQLAAALGVAVGALLIRAGAAWLPEAAGHAAALPYRFAFAAIAVLMLASVADSALLPRHAGTEVSGRRR
- a CDS encoding methyltransferase domain-containing protein yields the protein MEAPDSTAKTPDDVYTHGHHESVVRAHAARTAENSAAFLLPHLAPGLTVLDVGCGPGSITCDFARLVDPGRVTGLDRSEDVVAQARALAEERGVANASFMAGNVYDLELDDETFDVVHAHQVLQHLTDPVAALREMRRVAKPGGLVAVRDADFHGMSWYPELDELDEWMDLYQRIARHNGAEPDAGRRLVGWMQEAGFTDVSPSSSNWLYATPQQRAWQARVWSERVLHSAFAEQALEYGFAEQAGLERIAAGWHRWGSSADGWFLIPNGEVIGRA
- a CDS encoding LysE family transporter; translation: MPLSLWGALVGACLLISFTPGAGAINTMSNSLTSGFRRAIWGVLGQQAALVVHLAVVAAGLGVLVAGSPLAFNVIRYLGALYLAYLGVRQFFSRPDTSAETAAALANEPSWSMFQRGLWVNLLNPKAIVFFLAFIPGFVRPESPLWSQYLIIGATIVTVDILVMWFFFALAAKSFQRFTRSERGQRRLNRIFGVLFVGVGVLLAVV
- a CDS encoding low molecular weight protein-tyrosine-phosphatase; the protein is MNSTASPYRIITVCTGNICRSPMAEFMLADSLRAAGLAEHVLVDSAGTTSYEVGRPIDPRAARVLAAHGLRARTHVARQFEAAWYGERELILALDVDHYGHLREQAPLGAAEKVRLLREFDPAVAHLDHLDQGIEDPWFGDQSDFETTWRLIAASVPGIIAHVRRELATLGLAVDA
- a CDS encoding anthranilate synthase component I family protein, translating into MPGLECGFALGWLGYLGYELKRECGGSDVDPGLPDAQLVFAARAVVLDHVTGQAWLLALDAADAVPWLDRAAAAIRECDASGGPAAATPEAVTSAPAFTARDTAAAYQDKVRAAQAEIAEGNTYEACLTTTLEATVPARGDRPGVVPLEAYGALRRRSPAPFAAFARFGSLAVASTSPERFLSLAADGGLRAEPIKGTRRRSPGPSPEDPGADERVRAELAANPKDRAENLMIVDLLRNDLSHHAVPGSVRVSRLFAVETYATVHQLVSTVDARLRPGASRAEAVAAAFPPGSMTGAPKISTMAILDRLEAGPRAVYSGVIGYFSRTGAADLSVVIRTLVMETADDGATRLTLGVGGAVVADSDPADEHDEIRAKAFAVLSTLGSEFPRD